Proteins from one Thermogemmatispora onikobensis genomic window:
- a CDS encoding class I SAM-dependent methyltransferase gives MIRHWLRHLLQASPHPSTAADSAAPPPAAPGALTPTGPGDTYVLPRTRQEQDRLDLQHFALRQFLGSHFLAPVRDPRAILDVGTGSGIWLREAARCWPQARLIALDKDLSLLRTPLPPHCQPVQADLLSGLPFPDASFDYIHQRLLVAAIPLTAWPGVLSDLLRVTAPGGWLEFVEATGQVFHEGPHQARVRAWFETLAARRGLHLTAPLQIPDWLRSLGLHPTVRAYETPLFGKAYGAPLFRRDLLASLQSVAPILASVNQVPLSLVEETLSALPAEWERQRTCCGLLTVWGCKP, from the coding sequence ATGATCCGCCACTGGCTCAGGCACCTCTTGCAGGCCTCGCCTCACCCCTCCACCGCTGCAGACTCAGCCGCGCCGCCTCCGGCAGCTCCCGGCGCCCTGACCCCAACCGGTCCCGGCGACACCTACGTGCTGCCACGCACCCGCCAGGAACAGGACCGCCTCGACCTGCAACACTTCGCCCTGCGCCAGTTCCTTGGCAGCCACTTCCTGGCTCCCGTCCGCGACCCGCGCGCCATCCTCGACGTCGGTACCGGCAGCGGCATCTGGCTCCGCGAGGCCGCCCGCTGCTGGCCCCAGGCTCGCCTCATCGCCCTCGACAAAGACCTCTCCCTCCTGCGCACCCCTTTGCCGCCACACTGCCAGCCCGTCCAGGCCGACCTGCTCAGCGGCCTCCCCTTCCCTGACGCCTCCTTCGACTACATCCATCAGCGCCTCCTCGTCGCCGCCATCCCCCTCACCGCCTGGCCCGGCGTTCTCAGCGACCTCCTGCGCGTCACCGCCCCAGGTGGCTGGCTCGAATTCGTCGAGGCCACCGGCCAGGTCTTCCACGAGGGACCACACCAGGCCCGCGTCCGCGCCTGGTTCGAAACCCTGGCCGCCCGTCGCGGCCTCCATCTGACCGCACCGCTCCAAATCCCCGACTGGCTGCGCTCCCTTGGCCTCCATCCCACCGTCCGCGCCTACGAGACCCCCCTCTTTGGCAAAGCCTACGGCGCTCCCCTCTTCCGCCGCGACCTGCTCGCCTCCCTGCAGAGCGTCGCCCCCATTCTGGCCAGCGTCAACCAGGTTCCCCTGAGCCTGGTCGAGGAGACCTTGAGCGCCCTACCCGCCGAATGGGAGCGCCAGCGCACCTGCTGCGGCCTCCTGACCGTCTGGGGGTGCAAGCCATGA
- a CDS encoding alpha-ketoacid dehydrogenase subunit alpha/beta, with protein sequence MTLEVQAAESKTGARPEDPVALYRTMLMARSINELLKVRKTQGKFPFYIGCGGHESMAAVVAAVDPQDWLSLYYRDLAAWLQRTGDIYGPLREAYSRTTGPMCAGRNMPSHYSSRRHRILPTFSEVAALAPFAGGVAFSLKRHGSKEIVVFTTGDGGVATNDFNVLFRLASVHRLPILMIVEDNGWAITTESALQWAGSLVEWARAAGISAEEVDGTNAIPVFEATARLAEYVRSGQGPALMHLKLGLLDPHSSSTDIYSYRKREEVEFTKATKDPVANYGRWLVEHGYLQEADLERLRREVRAELQQAEERVLQEPEPTPERVLQHVVYVPQWQENTPRGARRPTTMLGAINEALAELAQRDPDFFVYGQDVGSPKGGVFGATASLVTHFPGRAISSPLNEQLIIGVAAGAAMTDGRARCAEIQFVDYHQSAAQTIRLAARISYQNFGDWRVPLLIRTKSGSGGGGPISSSAAGGGAFGHSNAGEQWFTNVPGMITLCPATPFDAKGLLLEAARSQSPVVFLERGRLYRSEPPKDRHGRPLEAMAQYWQVPEGYYTLPIGKARRLCLGEGTPQVAIVSWGTMVLEACIAASSVIERHGGAIEIVDLRTLMPFDEEALRAAVREANRVVVVTEEPDLTSFARHVHSWIVEHCFYDLDATPRLISALPAPAAPYNEPEETAYYPSASTIERCLEELLIE encoded by the coding sequence ATGACTCTGGAAGTGCAGGCAGCGGAATCCAAAACGGGCGCGCGGCCTGAAGATCCCGTTGCGCTTTACCGCACCATGCTGATGGCGCGCAGCATCAACGAGCTGCTGAAAGTGCGCAAGACGCAAGGGAAGTTTCCCTTCTATATTGGGTGCGGTGGGCACGAGAGCATGGCCGCCGTAGTAGCTGCCGTTGATCCGCAAGACTGGCTCTCCCTCTACTATCGTGACCTGGCGGCATGGCTGCAGCGGACGGGCGACATTTATGGTCCGCTGCGGGAAGCCTACTCGCGCACGACGGGACCGATGTGTGCCGGTCGCAATATGCCCTCGCACTACAGCAGCCGACGCCATCGCATTCTGCCGACCTTCAGCGAGGTGGCGGCGCTGGCCCCCTTTGCCGGCGGGGTGGCCTTCTCGCTCAAGCGGCACGGGAGCAAGGAGATCGTGGTCTTCACGACCGGCGATGGCGGCGTAGCGACCAACGATTTCAATGTGCTCTTCCGCCTGGCCTCGGTGCACCGCCTGCCGATTCTCATGATTGTTGAGGATAACGGGTGGGCCATCACCACTGAGTCGGCGCTTCAGTGGGCTGGCTCGCTGGTCGAGTGGGCGCGCGCTGCCGGAATCTCTGCCGAGGAGGTCGATGGCACAAACGCGATCCCAGTTTTTGAGGCGACAGCGCGCCTGGCTGAGTATGTGCGCTCGGGGCAAGGCCCGGCCTTGATGCATCTGAAGCTCGGCCTGCTCGATCCTCACTCCAGCAGTACGGATATCTATTCGTACCGCAAGCGGGAGGAGGTCGAGTTTACCAAGGCGACCAAAGATCCGGTGGCTAACTATGGTCGCTGGCTGGTGGAGCATGGCTATCTGCAGGAGGCTGATCTTGAGCGCCTGCGCCGTGAGGTACGAGCCGAGCTGCAACAGGCCGAGGAGCGTGTGCTGCAGGAGCCGGAACCGACGCCCGAGCGAGTTCTGCAGCATGTGGTTTATGTTCCGCAGTGGCAGGAAAATACGCCGCGTGGGGCCAGGCGCCCGACAACGATGTTGGGCGCGATTAATGAGGCGCTGGCTGAGCTGGCGCAGCGCGACCCTGATTTCTTCGTCTATGGTCAGGATGTGGGGAGTCCAAAAGGGGGCGTTTTCGGCGCCACTGCCTCGCTGGTTACGCATTTCCCTGGGAGAGCCATCAGTAGCCCCCTCAATGAGCAGTTGATCATTGGAGTCGCCGCCGGGGCGGCCATGACTGACGGGCGTGCGCGCTGTGCCGAGATTCAGTTTGTGGATTATCATCAGTCGGCGGCGCAGACGATTCGCCTGGCGGCGCGTATCTCCTACCAGAACTTTGGCGATTGGCGGGTGCCGTTGCTGATCCGCACGAAGTCGGGCAGTGGAGGAGGCGGTCCCATTTCGAGTAGTGCCGCTGGTGGTGGGGCCTTTGGTCATTCGAATGCGGGCGAGCAGTGGTTTACGAATGTGCCAGGGATGATCACGCTCTGCCCGGCGACGCCGTTCGATGCCAAAGGGCTGCTCTTGGAGGCGGCGCGCTCGCAGTCGCCGGTGGTTTTTCTGGAGCGTGGGCGTCTCTATCGCTCGGAGCCGCCGAAGGATCGCCACGGGCGCCCGCTTGAGGCGATGGCCCAGTACTGGCAGGTGCCCGAGGGCTATTATACGCTGCCGATCGGCAAGGCCCGCCGGCTGTGCCTGGGCGAGGGAACGCCGCAGGTGGCGATCGTGAGCTGGGGGACGATGGTGCTGGAAGCCTGTATTGCTGCTTCCAGTGTGATCGAGCGGCATGGCGGGGCTATCGAGATTGTGGATCTACGGACGCTGATGCCGTTCGATGAGGAGGCGCTGCGGGCGGCGGTGCGCGAGGCGAATCGGGTGGTGGTGGTGACGGAAGAGCCGGATCTGACGAGCTTCGCGCGCCATGTGCATTCATGGATTGTAGAGCATTGTTTCTATGATCTGGATGCGACGCCGCGCCTGATCTCGGCCCTGCCGGCGCCGGCGGCCCCCTATAACGAGCCGGAGGAGACGGCTTACTATCCTTCGGCCAGCACCATTGAGCGCTGCCTGGAGGAGTTGCTGATCGAGTAG
- a CDS encoding thiamine pyrophosphate-dependent dehydrogenase E1 component subunit alpha has translation MELATTQPSLSTTQLRDLYQRMLLTRLVDGHCWQLHQSGRIGFVASCRGHEAAQVGSAACIRPSFDFTLPYYRDLGVVLTLGMTPYEIFRTYLQGWPGSLTDPDQRLHRPIQHWGYHKHNMISGPVPVATQILHAAGIAFACKLRKSSAVAIAYCGDGATAEPDFLEGLTFAAQQRLPVLFICEQDCSLDAQVFRLSPARLPSGLTYRCVDGSDIREVYAFTSEALELARTGQGPILLEMLVTRGSPEQAEAECDPLSHCRRLLENSGAWDEVWHAQLTARLRAEVEQALEDALRDSHLSESAESQPANPAPQRRDREGG, from the coding sequence GTGGAGCTAGCGACTACTCAGCCTTCACTATCCACGACGCAGCTACGCGACCTCTATCAGCGCATGTTACTGACGCGCCTGGTTGACGGCCACTGTTGGCAACTCCACCAGAGTGGGCGCATTGGCTTCGTGGCCAGCTGTCGCGGCCACGAGGCGGCCCAGGTTGGCAGCGCCGCCTGCATTCGCCCGAGCTTCGACTTTACCCTGCCCTACTACCGCGACCTGGGGGTCGTCCTCACTCTCGGGATGACTCCCTACGAGATCTTCCGCACCTACCTGCAGGGCTGGCCAGGCAGCCTGACCGACCCCGACCAACGCCTCCATCGCCCGATCCAGCACTGGGGCTATCATAAACACAATATGATTAGCGGCCCCGTCCCCGTGGCGACCCAGATTCTGCACGCCGCAGGCATCGCCTTCGCCTGCAAGCTGCGTAAAAGCTCAGCCGTGGCAATCGCCTACTGCGGCGACGGCGCCACCGCCGAGCCGGATTTCCTGGAAGGACTCACCTTTGCCGCCCAGCAACGCCTGCCTGTCCTCTTCATCTGCGAGCAGGATTGCTCACTCGACGCCCAGGTTTTCCGCCTCTCCCCCGCCCGCCTCCCCTCCGGCCTCACCTATCGCTGCGTCGACGGCAGTGATATCCGCGAGGTCTACGCTTTCACAAGCGAGGCGCTGGAACTGGCTCGCACCGGCCAGGGGCCGATCCTGCTGGAGATGCTGGTGACGCGCGGCTCCCCCGAGCAGGCTGAGGCCGAGTGTGATCCGCTTTCCCATTGCCGGCGCCTGCTAGAGAACAGCGGAGCCTGGGACGAGGTATGGCATGCTCAGCTGACAGCTCGCCTGCGCGCCGAGGTTGAGCAGGCCCTAGAGGATGCACTGCGCGACAGTCACCTGAGCGAGTCGGCTGAGAGCCAGCCCGCCAATCCCGCACCCCAGCGCCGCGACCGCGAAGGAGGATGA
- a CDS encoding beta-galactosidase: MPRQNSRPSALFETLLYGADYNPEQWPASLWPEDMRLMKLAGLNMVSINIFSWALLEPALDQYDFSQLDRVMDLLAEHGIAADLGTATAAPPPWMSRHYPDILPVTREGLRFSHGSRQHFCPNSRNYRREAAELVRQLALRYRKHPALRLWHVNNEYGCHVPACYCDNCAEAFRSWLQQRYGSLEALNEAWGTTFWGQRYYHWEEILPPRLTPAQPSPSLCLDYQRFMSASLLECFLNEARILREITPHVPVTTNLMGAFKPLDYFAWAPHLDVIAFDNYPARTTPPNEVAFVHDLMRSLKSGQPHLVMEQAPGPVNWRPQNPQRRPGELRLQSLQAVARGANGVLYFQWRQSRAGAEKFHSAIVSHDGSERARIFREVEAIGAELKQLAPIVAGSRLPAQAALLMDWENWWAVEYQPGPSDRLRYWDLLLAYHQPLYAANIPVAVVSPESNWQGYRLLIAPLLYLLRPGLAQKLEMFVAEGGILLTTFFSGIVDANDRVVTGGYPAELRRLLGLRVAEFDPWTAEMRNTLVIEEGPLQGRYACSLWGEVLELEGAQALGHFASDYYAGGPALTVHHFGQGHAYYLATQPEEAFRQRLLTRLCQEAGLTPLLEAPPGVEVSRRLTPDARNIYFLLNHNQQEVTLSLPDGHFRRLPQGETLSGQVRLTPYDVAVLQEES; the protein is encoded by the coding sequence TTGCCACGCCAGAATAGCCGTCCTAGCGCGCTCTTTGAAACTCTGCTCTACGGGGCCGACTACAACCCCGAGCAGTGGCCCGCCTCGCTCTGGCCAGAGGATATGCGCTTAATGAAGCTGGCGGGCCTTAATATGGTCTCGATCAATATTTTCTCCTGGGCCTTGCTTGAGCCAGCCCTGGATCAGTACGATTTCTCGCAGCTCGACCGCGTGATGGATCTGCTGGCCGAGCACGGCATCGCCGCCGATCTGGGCACGGCCACCGCCGCCCCTCCTCCCTGGATGAGTCGCCACTATCCCGACATCCTGCCGGTGACCCGCGAGGGCCTGCGCTTCTCCCACGGCTCACGGCAGCACTTCTGCCCCAACAGCAGAAACTACCGCCGCGAGGCCGCTGAGCTGGTCCGTCAGCTGGCCCTGCGCTACCGCAAGCATCCCGCGCTGCGCCTCTGGCACGTCAACAATGAATACGGCTGCCACGTCCCGGCCTGCTACTGCGATAACTGTGCCGAGGCTTTCCGCTCCTGGCTCCAGCAGCGCTACGGCTCGCTGGAGGCCCTCAATGAAGCCTGGGGGACCACCTTCTGGGGCCAGCGCTATTACCACTGGGAGGAAATCCTCCCCCCACGCCTGACGCCAGCTCAGCCCTCTCCCAGCCTCTGCCTGGATTACCAGCGCTTTATGTCCGCCTCCTTGCTGGAATGCTTTTTGAACGAGGCCCGCATTCTGCGCGAGATCACGCCCCATGTACCGGTGACAACTAACCTGATGGGGGCTTTTAAGCCGCTGGACTATTTCGCCTGGGCTCCCCACCTGGATGTGATCGCCTTCGATAACTATCCAGCACGCACCACACCACCCAACGAGGTGGCTTTCGTCCATGACCTGATGCGTTCGCTCAAGAGCGGTCAGCCACATCTGGTGATGGAGCAGGCCCCTGGTCCCGTCAACTGGCGCCCGCAGAATCCCCAGCGCCGCCCTGGCGAGCTGCGCCTGCAAAGCCTGCAGGCCGTGGCACGCGGCGCCAATGGCGTCCTCTACTTCCAGTGGCGCCAGTCGCGCGCTGGCGCGGAGAAGTTCCACAGTGCCATCGTCTCCCACGATGGCAGCGAGCGCGCACGCATCTTCCGCGAGGTCGAAGCGATCGGCGCCGAACTCAAGCAGCTCGCCCCCATCGTCGCCGGCAGCCGCCTACCGGCTCAGGCGGCCTTGCTGATGGACTGGGAAAACTGGTGGGCTGTGGAATATCAGCCAGGCCCCAGCGATCGCCTTCGCTACTGGGATCTGCTCCTGGCCTACCATCAGCCGCTCTACGCCGCGAATATCCCCGTAGCGGTGGTCTCACCAGAGAGCAACTGGCAAGGCTACCGGCTCTTGATCGCCCCCTTGCTCTATCTGCTGCGTCCGGGCCTGGCCCAGAAGCTGGAGATGTTCGTAGCGGAAGGCGGAATCTTGCTGACGACCTTCTTTAGCGGCATCGTCGATGCCAACGACCGCGTGGTGACCGGCGGCTATCCGGCTGAACTGCGGCGTTTGCTGGGCCTGCGTGTGGCCGAGTTCGATCCCTGGACCGCGGAGATGAGGAACACGCTGGTCATCGAAGAGGGTCCACTGCAGGGACGCTACGCCTGCAGTCTGTGGGGCGAGGTGCTGGAGCTGGAAGGCGCCCAGGCCCTCGGGCATTTCGCCAGCGACTACTATGCCGGCGGCCCCGCGCTGACCGTTCACCACTTTGGCCAGGGCCACGCCTACTACCTGGCAACTCAGCCGGAAGAGGCTTTTCGGCAACGGCTCCTGACCCGGCTTTGCCAGGAGGCGGGCCTGACCCCCTTGCTGGAGGCCCCTCCCGGCGTCGAGGTCTCGCGCCGCCTGACCCCAGATGCACGCAACATCTACTTCCTTTTGAACCATAACCAGCAGGAGGTCACGCTCTCCCTGCCCGATGGCCATTTCCGACGGCTGCCCCAGGGAGAAACGCTCAGCGGACAGGTGCGCCTGACCCCATATGACGTAGCGGTCCTGCAGGAGGAAAGCTAG
- a CDS encoding NUDIX domain-containing protein, with translation MQNAEIGAEALAGGSAHFRVGVFALIFDDEGRVLLVHRNDIDWWNLPGGGMELGETVDEAVQREVREETGLEVVVERLVGVYSKPQKQEVVLTFRCRVVGGALTPTEEARDCRYFPPQDLPANTLPKHRQRIEDALLNQAEAVLRAQRSSTAEDQGLT, from the coding sequence ATGCAGAACGCCGAGATCGGGGCAGAGGCGCTGGCGGGTGGCTCTGCCCACTTCCGTGTGGGGGTCTTTGCTCTCATTTTCGATGACGAGGGACGAGTTTTGCTCGTGCATCGCAACGATATCGATTGGTGGAACCTTCCCGGGGGAGGGATGGAGCTGGGGGAGACGGTCGACGAGGCGGTACAGCGTGAGGTGCGCGAGGAGACCGGCCTTGAGGTAGTTGTCGAGCGGCTGGTGGGCGTCTACTCCAAGCCCCAGAAGCAGGAAGTGGTTTTGACCTTCCGCTGTCGCGTCGTAGGTGGCGCGCTCACTCCTACCGAAGAGGCGCGCGACTGTCGCTATTTCCCGCCCCAGGACCTGCCGGCGAACACTCTGCCCAAACATCGGCAGCGCATCGAGGACGCGCTGCTCAACCAGGCCGAGGCTGTGCTGCGGGCCCAGCGCAGCAGCACCGCCGAGGATCAGGGATTGACCTAG
- a CDS encoding amidohydrolase family protein produces the protein MLDLSDIPLVDNHCHPVLLDQQMDLVRFRSYFTEAADPSFAQRHVGESVYYLWLVRQATAFYGCSASEEELIAARNALESDALLARLLQAANFAALVIDTGFPEGPHVYSPERMGALGHCRAARLFRLEPLMQRLVMAYSDFDEMVAHYEQEVSTIRERGYCGFKSIAAYRTGLNILEWTKDEAVAAFAQARAEGLRQGTLRINHKPLLDYLLHIAFHYASQQRLPVQFHTGYGDSDTNLLLGNPLHLRNIMERGDYRGMAIVLLHESYPYVQLGAYLAAIYPHVYFDLSYCIPFVDRLEMLAFTRQALGVAPASKLVYSSDGVHLPEMHWAAALRGRAILAQVLQEMIDAEELDYEQARHMAQLILHDNAWRLYGLSD, from the coding sequence ATGCTCGATCTCAGCGATATACCGCTCGTTGATAATCACTGCCATCCGGTCTTGCTCGATCAGCAAATGGATCTGGTACGTTTCCGCAGCTATTTTACTGAAGCCGCTGATCCCAGCTTTGCCCAGCGTCATGTAGGCGAGTCGGTCTACTACCTCTGGCTGGTGCGCCAGGCGACGGCCTTCTATGGCTGTTCGGCGAGCGAAGAGGAGCTGATCGCAGCTCGCAATGCTCTGGAGAGCGATGCCCTGCTAGCGCGCCTCTTGCAAGCGGCGAATTTTGCCGCCCTGGTCATCGACACGGGCTTCCCTGAAGGCCCGCATGTCTATTCCCCGGAGCGGATGGGCGCCTTGGGTCACTGTCGCGCAGCCAGGCTCTTCCGCCTGGAGCCGCTCATGCAGCGCCTCGTCATGGCCTATAGCGACTTCGATGAGATGGTTGCTCACTATGAGCAGGAGGTGAGCACCATCCGCGAGCGCGGCTACTGCGGCTTCAAAAGCATTGCGGCCTATCGCACGGGCCTCAATATTCTGGAGTGGACCAAGGATGAGGCAGTGGCAGCCTTCGCTCAGGCGCGAGCCGAGGGGTTGCGTCAGGGCACGCTGCGCATCAATCATAAGCCGTTGCTCGACTACTTGCTCCATATTGCGTTTCACTATGCCTCTCAGCAAAGACTGCCGGTGCAGTTCCATACAGGCTATGGCGATAGTGATACGAATCTCCTGCTGGGTAACCCGCTACATCTGCGCAACATTATGGAGCGCGGTGATTATCGTGGGATGGCTATTGTCTTGCTGCATGAAAGCTATCCCTATGTTCAATTAGGCGCCTATCTGGCGGCAATCTATCCCCATGTCTATTTCGATCTTTCGTATTGTATTCCCTTTGTCGATCGGCTGGAAATGCTGGCCTTTACGCGCCAGGCCCTTGGAGTAGCCCCTGCCAGCAAACTCGTCTACAGCTCTGATGGCGTTCATCTGCCAGAAATGCACTGGGCAGCCGCCCTGCGCGGACGCGCCATTCTGGCCCAGGTTCTCCAGGAGATGATCGATGCGGAAGAGCTAGACTACGAGCAGGCCCGGCATATGGCCCAGCTCATTCTGCACGATAATGCCTGGCGGCTCTATGGCCTCAGCGACTGA
- a CDS encoding TOBE domain-containing protein, whose amino-acid sequence MALQFSARNRLQATVKAVKLGDVMAEVTVALPDGQELVAAITRTSAETLQLQPGDQVVAIIKSTEVMVGKDV is encoded by the coding sequence ATGGCTCTGCAGTTTAGTGCACGCAATCGTTTGCAGGCCACGGTCAAGGCCGTCAAGCTTGGCGATGTGATGGCTGAAGTGACGGTCGCTCTGCCTGATGGTCAGGAGCTGGTTGCAGCTATCACGCGCACCTCAGCGGAGACGCTGCAGCTGCAGCCAGGCGATCAGGTGGTGGCGATCATCAAGTCGACCGAGGTCATGGTCGGCAAGGACGTCTGA
- a CDS encoding sigma-70 family RNA polymerase sigma factor codes for MPCATSRLSSGSRPRSPAPSPHLTPRRLRAYRTDLTLVTLYLNDLSVCPQDGAGSAETGTAPRAQQTQTIMALVERNLRLVVSVARTYAPLLREQAALDLADLIQEGNLGLIEAASHYDPERGTRFSTYATWWIRQAILRAIRAADTIRLPEYVQVRLHTSAPGGTEEGAQPALPGSQPVPRTVSLDALTQQERWQIEEQCDPRAPDPAEAVCSPDGAEEQRRWLAEALRHQLTPRQRIVMEALLGWGDRWRPATLVEIARALGLPPERVRQVREAALARLRTAWQAYCQHQTPEEKGVICDDPTGFFSRQGT; via the coding sequence ATGCCCTGCGCGACTAGCCGCCTGTCTTCCGGGAGCAGGCCCCGCTCGCCTGCTCCCTCTCCCCATCTGACCCCCCGGCGCCTGCGTGCCTACCGGACCGACCTGACTCTAGTCACCCTGTACCTGAACGATCTGTCCGTCTGCCCCCAGGACGGTGCAGGGAGCGCAGAGACAGGAACGGCTCCCCGTGCTCAGCAGACGCAGACGATCATGGCTTTGGTAGAGAGAAACCTGCGCCTGGTGGTCAGCGTGGCGCGGACCTATGCGCCCCTGCTCCGGGAACAGGCAGCCCTGGACCTGGCTGATCTGATCCAGGAGGGCAATCTGGGGCTGATTGAGGCAGCCAGCCACTATGACCCGGAGCGAGGCACCCGGTTCAGCACGTATGCCACCTGGTGGATCAGGCAGGCGATCCTCCGGGCGATCCGGGCAGCGGATACCATCCGGTTGCCTGAGTATGTCCAGGTCCGTCTTCACACCTCAGCCCCAGGGGGGACAGAGGAGGGCGCACAGCCTGCTCTCCCCGGCTCACAGCCTGTGCCCCGGACGGTCTCCCTGGACGCCCTGACACAGCAAGAGCGCTGGCAGATAGAGGAGCAGTGCGATCCCCGAGCGCCTGATCCCGCTGAGGCCGTCTGCAGTCCCGACGGGGCAGAGGAGCAACGACGCTGGCTGGCAGAGGCGCTGCGGCACCAGTTGACTCCCCGGCAGCGCATCGTGATGGAAGCCCTGCTGGGTTGGGGGGACCGCTGGCGTCCAGCCACCCTGGTGGAGATTGCCCGCGCGCTGGGCCTGCCCCCCGAGCGCGTCCGACAGGTGCGCGAGGCCGCCCTGGCACGGCTGCGAACCGCCTGGCAGGCTTACTGCCAGCACCAGACACCAGAAGAGAAAGGAGTGATCTGCGATGATCCAACCGGATTCTTTTCCCGACAAGGTACCTGA